The following DNA comes from Rhodopseudomonas boonkerdii.
CACGCCGGAACCAAGGCTTCGGGCGACTGGATCCTGGCCAATGGTGGGCGCGTGCTCAACGTGACCGCTTCCGCCAAGACCGTCGGGGAGGCCCAGCGCCGTGCGTATGAAGCCATCGGCCTGATCAATTGGCCCGAAGGCTTTTGCCGCCGTGATATCGGCTGGCAGGCGGTCGCGCGCGAACGCCAGGGTAAGTGACGGTATTGGGAGACGCCCCTAGCGCCGCGCCTGAAAAAAGTCGCGGAGCAGCTTGGCGGCTTCCGTCTCACCCACTGCCGAATAGACCTCCGGCGCATGATGACAGGTCGGCGAGGCGAAAAACCTTACGCCGGACTCCACGCCCCCGCCCTTCGGATCGGCCGCTCCGTAATAGAGCCGGCGGATGCGGGCGAAGGAGATTGCCCCGGCGCACATGGTGCAGGGCTCCAGCGTGACATAGAGATCGCAATCCACGAGCCGTTCCGAACCGAGCCTTTCGGCGGCCTGACGGATTGCGAGTACTTCGGCATGGGCGGTGGGGTCGCGGTCGGTCAGGGTGCGGTTGCCGGCGGTGGCGATCACCTGGCCATCCCGCACGATCACGCAACCAATGGGGACTTCGCCGGCTTGTGCGGCGGTTTCAGCGGCCTGCAGGGCCAAATCCATGAAAGAAGGGGTGGTCAAAAGCTCGTTTCCTGCGCGAAACTCTGCTACGGAGTGGCCTTCAGCAAAGCGGATTCTGCTTCGTCCTGCGTCGCCGCGTGCGGCCCGCGAATGCCTCCGCGCTCAACCCAATTCAGCTTCCGCTGCAGCGAGACCCTTCATGCCCCGCGATAACGATAAAAACAACGGCCCCTCGCGCGGCCGGCCATCTGGTGGCAAAGGCCCGGGTAAGGGCGGCCGTTCGGGCGCCGCACGTGGGCCGGAGAAGAAGTTCGCCAAGCGCGACGGCAGTTATACACCGCGCTCGCAGGGTGGGGGTGGCGAAAAGCGGTCGTTTGGCAAGCGCGATGGCGATCACGCGCCGCGCCGTGATTATGGCGATGGGCCGCGTCCACGTTTCAATCGCGATGAGCGTCCCGCGCGCGGTGATGGCGATCGTCCGTCGCGTGGTCCGCGCAAGGAATTCGGTGACCGCCCGCCGCGCCGCGATCGCGACGATACACGTCCGGCCGGTCGGTTCTCAGAAAAGAAGTTTGGTGATCGCAAGCCGCGTGATGGTGATCGTCCTTTCAGCGCGCGCCCGTCGCGTGACAGTGATCGCCCGCGTGGTGACCGCTCGTTCGGCGATCGCAAGCAGCGCGAAGGTGCCGGCGAGAAGCGCGTCTATGCGCCGCGTGGCGATCGTCCACAGGGCGACCGGCCGTTTGGCGAGAAGAAATTTTCCCGCGGTAGGCCGGATCGTGGCGGTCCGCGCAAGAGTTCTGGCGGCCGTGGTGATCGCGATTTCGAACGCGGTCCTGACCGCAGCGACGAGAAGCCCTGGCAGAAGCGCGAGCGTAGCGATGATCGCGGTCCCCGCCCGGCGCGCGCGCCACGCGATGGCGATCGCAAATTCGATAAGCCGCGCTTTGAACGCTCGCGTGACGATCGGCCCGAGCGCGGAGATGGCGAGCGCCCGCGTTACGCGCGTTCCCGCGAGGATCGTCCGCAATTCGAGCGTACGCGCGAACCGCGCGGCCGCATGGACTGGCAGGAGCAGCCACGCCGTGGCCGCGACAGCGATCATGACGAGCGTCCGCGCCGCGACAACGAAGACGACAGCCAGATTTTCCGCAAGCGTCCCGCTTTCGGCGGTCGCGGCGAATATCGCCCGCGCGATTCCGATGCGAAAAAGGCGCCGCGCAAGCCCGCTGCGAAGAAGGCCGGCGAGCGTGTTGCGAAGGTCGTCGCCCGCGCCGGCCTGTGTTCACGCCGCGATGCCGAAGAATGGGTGACCCAGGGGCGCGTCTCGGTGAATGGCCGCGTGATCAATTCGCCGGCGCTCGATGTCAATGACAGCGACGTCATTACCGTGGACGGAAAGCCGTTGCCGGCCCGCGAGCGCACGCGGCTGTTCATGTATCACAAGCCCCGCGGCCTGATGACGACCCATGCCGATCCGGAAGGCCGGCCGACGGTGTTCGATCATCTGCCGGAGGATTTGCCGCGTCTGATTTCCATCGGTCGCCTCGACTTCAACACCGAAGGCTTGTTGTTGCTCACCAACGACGGCGGCCTTGCACGCACGCTCGAGTTGCCGGACACCGGCTGGCTGCGCCGCTACCGTGTCCGCGCCCATGGCAACGTCACTCAGGCGCAGCTCGATGAGCTCAAGAACGGCGTCGAGGTCGATGGCGTCAAATATGGCGCCATCGATGCCACCTTGGAGCGCGATCAGGGCGCCAATGTGTGGCTCGTCTTCGCCATCCGCGAAGGCAAGAATCGCG
Coding sequences within:
- a CDS encoding nucleoside deaminase, producing the protein MTTPSFMDLALQAAETAAQAGEVPIGCVIVRDGQVIATAGNRTLTDRDPTAHAEVLAIRQAAERLGSERLVDCDLYVTLEPCTMCAGAISFARIRRLYYGAADPKGGGVESGVRFFASPTCHHAPEVYSAVGETEAAKLLRDFFQARR
- a CDS encoding pseudouridine synthase yields the protein MPRDNDKNNGPSRGRPSGGKGPGKGGRSGAARGPEKKFAKRDGSYTPRSQGGGGEKRSFGKRDGDHAPRRDYGDGPRPRFNRDERPARGDGDRPSRGPRKEFGDRPPRRDRDDTRPAGRFSEKKFGDRKPRDGDRPFSARPSRDSDRPRGDRSFGDRKQREGAGEKRVYAPRGDRPQGDRPFGEKKFSRGRPDRGGPRKSSGGRGDRDFERGPDRSDEKPWQKRERSDDRGPRPARAPRDGDRKFDKPRFERSRDDRPERGDGERPRYARSREDRPQFERTREPRGRMDWQEQPRRGRDSDHDERPRRDNEDDSQIFRKRPAFGGRGEYRPRDSDAKKAPRKPAAKKAGERVAKVVARAGLCSRRDAEEWVTQGRVSVNGRVINSPALDVNDSDVITVDGKPLPARERTRLFMYHKPRGLMTTHADPEGRPTVFDHLPEDLPRLISIGRLDFNTEGLLLLTNDGGLARTLELPDTGWLRRYRVRAHGNVTQAQLDELKNGVEVDGVKYGAIDATLERDQGANVWLVFAIREGKNREVRNVCAHLGLEVNRLIRISYGPFQLGELAEGEVDEVKTRVLREQLGEKIAEAAGADFGRQLPSKGDVSLDPVIVKKPLMKRSTVEDRKGRRVVVQRSGSEGSRARNEAEALFGGPKKPPKRGYKGKRDIKPRDE